TAGGATGCGCCATTCACACGACAGTCACGATAACGAACACCACGGCGGCCGTCGGCAGCGCTTTTTTGGCCACGGGGAGTTACGCCTGGTGCTGCTGCATCTGCTGCGCGACAGCGACAGCCACGGCTATGAACTTATCAAAGCTATTGAAACACTGACCGAGGGAAACTACACCCCCAGCCCCGGCGTGATCTACCCGACTCTCGATCTGTTGCGCGATCAGCAGTTGATTACTATCAGCGATGAGGAGAGTGGGCGCAGGGTGATTGCGATAACCCGCCACGGCCAGCAGTGGCTGGATGAGAGCCAGCAGCAGCTGACGCAGATTCTGGAGCGGGTTAAAGCGCGTAATGTCGGCTATCAGTTACGCAGAGATCCACAGATGAAGCGGGCGCTGGCGAACTTTAAAGCCGTGCTCGATCTGCGCGTGAATCAGCAGGCGCTTAGCGCCGCGCAGCTTAAACAGATAATTGGCATTATCGACCGCGCGGCGCTGGAGATATCCCAGCTGGATTAAGCTGGCATTGGCGCTTCACGCAGGCGGAAGACCTTCACCAGTTCGCGCAGATGCAGCGCCTGATCGTTCAGTGACGCGGCTGCCGCAACGGACTCTTCCACCAGGCTTGAGTTCTGCTGGGTGGTGGAGTCAATCAGGCCGATAGCGCTGTTGATCTGCGAAATGCCATCGGTCTGCTCGCGGCTCGCCTGGCCGATTTCACGCAGGATCACATCCATCTCTTCGACGTTGGTCACCATACCGTTAATCAGCGCGCTGGCTTTCTCCACCAGCGCCATCCCTTCACGGGTCTGGCTGGCTGAGCTCTCGATCAGATGGCGAATATCATTCGCCGACGAGGCGCTTTTCTGCGCCAGTTGACGCACTTCACCGGCCACCACGGCAAAACCACGGCCATGCTCACCGGCACGCGCCGCTTCAACCGCGGCGTTCAACGCCAGAATATTGGTCTGGAAAGCAATCGCATCAATCAGGTTGATGATGTCAGACATGCGATTAGAGGTGTCGTTGATAACCCGCATCTTCTCGGTGACCTGCATCATCATCTCGCCATTGCTCTTCACCACCGTCGCGGCATCGGCCGACAGCGTCGTGGCTTCAGAGGTGTGATCGGCTGTGTTCTTCACGGTTGCCGTGATCTGCTCCATGGATGCCGCAGTCTGCTCAACGGAACTTGCCTGCTCTTCCGTGCGCGCCGCCAGATCCTGGTTACCGGCAACAATTTGCGCCGCCGCGCTGGAGATATTTTCAGAGCCGTTTTGCACCTGATGCACAATCTCCACCAGGCGATTTTTCATCTCCATCAGCGCACGCAACAGCGTTCCGGTCTCATCATGATGACGAGAGTCAATGGAGCGGGTTAAGTCGCCATCGGCGATCGCTTCCGCAAAAGTGACTGCTTC
This Kosakonia cowanii JCM 10956 = DSM 18146 DNA region includes the following protein-coding sequences:
- a CDS encoding PadR family transcriptional regulator, with amino-acid sequence MRHSHDSHDNEHHGGRRQRFFGHGELRLVLLHLLRDSDSHGYELIKAIETLTEGNYTPSPGVIYPTLDLLRDQQLITISDEESGRRVIAITRHGQQWLDESQQQLTQILERVKARNVGYQLRRDPQMKRALANFKAVLDLRVNQQALSAAQLKQIIGIIDRAALEISQLD
- a CDS encoding methyl-accepting chemotaxis protein; translated protein: MFLHDVKIGTKLFLAFGFFIILMVVSSCFSLFSLNRANNGMQEIVHEDYPTTVKANELIDNFQTFVSTQQLMLLDTDGKWSADSQKQLAAISSRISALLADLSKNLRDEQSQQILAEIRTVRQQYLDSRFRILDAVKRNDRPAAIQEMMTNTITVQKAYKAKVQELIAIQDQQMRDAGQQVQKDFGSNRLLLIALAAISIALGSLIGVVIARMITRPLREAVTFAEAIADGDLTRSIDSRHHDETGTLLRALMEMKNRLVEIVHQVQNGSENISSAAAQIVAGNQDLAARTEEQASSVEQTAASMEQITATVKNTADHTSEATTLSADAATVVKSNGEMMMQVTEKMRVINDTSNRMSDIINLIDAIAFQTNILALNAAVEAARAGEHGRGFAVVAGEVRQLAQKSASSANDIRHLIESSASQTREGMALVEKASALINGMVTNVEEMDVILREIGQASREQTDGISQINSAIGLIDSTTQQNSSLVEESVAAAASLNDQALHLRELVKVFRLREAPMPA